Genomic window (Lewinellaceae bacterium):
CGGTACCGGTCCTCCAGATACTCCCCGTGCAGGCGGTCCAGCGTAGCCACGCAGTAAGTGATCCCTTTCTCATCTGCCCATTGCAACAGCCCTTTCGGATAATTTACCCCCTGGGTCATAGCCAGCTCAATGTCGTCGCGGGAAGCGATGTTGAGATAGAGGGCATCGGCCGCCTCGTTGATCAGCATGACGAGGATGCGCCAGACGATCTGCTCGCCCAGCTTTTTGTCTTTGGTGGGTTCCGGGTTTTGGGCGCCGTCGCGGTAACCGTAGAAGCCCCGCCCTGTTTTTCTACCCAAATACCCAGCCTCCATCAGCCGCTTTTGAGTAAAGGCAGGCTTGTAGCGCGGGTCGTAATAGAAAGCCTGGAAAACGGTTTCTGTGACCGTATAGTTGACGTCGTGCCCGATGTAGTCCATCAGCGCAAAAGGCCCCATGCGGAAGCCGCCCAGCTCGGTCATGGCCCAATCGATGGTGGGCGCGTCCGCCAGGCCTTCCTCCAGTATGCGCAGCGCTTCCCCGTAGAAGGGCCGCGCCACCCGGTTGACGATAAAGCCGGGGGTGTCTTTGGCGGCCACCGTGGTTTTGCCCCAGCTTTGGATCAACTGTTCAGATTGTTTCAGCGTTTCATGGTTCGTCTGCACTGCCGGAATGATTTCCACCAGCTTCATTAACGGAGCGGGATTGAAAAAGTGGATGCCGATCACCCGGGAAGGATTCTTGCAGGCGGAAGCAATGGAGGCGATGGAAAGGGAACTCGTATTGGTCGCCAGGATACAATCTTGTGGAACGATATCCTCTACTTGTTCAAAGACGGCTTTTTTTACATCAAGGTTTTCCACAATGGCTTCAATGACCAGGCCGGCGTTCTTGTATTCATACATAGAGTCCACGAACCGGATGCGGCCGAGGATGCCGGCCGAGTCCTTTTGCTCCAGCCGGCCTTTTTCCACCAACCGCGCCAGTATTTTTTCCAGTTTGGCCCGCGCCCGCTTCAGCGCGTCGGGGTTGTTGTCGTAAAGCAATACGTCGTGCCCGGCCGTAGCGGCCACCTGGGCAATGCCCGAGCCCATGGAGCCGGAACCGATGATGCCTGTTTTCATAGGAGTGTGTAAACGTGTAAAGGTGCGAGTTTTGCGAAGATAAGGAAAAGTAGGAAGGGAAGGGTTTATCCAAAGAAAATAGTCATGCCTCTCCATTCAACCACTCCTCGGGTAGCCCTCCCAATCCGGCCGGGCCGTTTTTGGGAGAATGTGCTTTTTGCTGTCAGCTGACAACTTCGAGTTGTCTGCTGACTTTCCTCTCGTGATAGCCGACAGGCGAGCGGCAAAGCAGGGTTGGCGAGAGTCGCCAGCCGGCGACATCGGAAGTCGACAGGCGAGCGGCAAAGCAGGGCAGGCGAGCGTCGCCAGTCGGCAAAAAAGGGGGCCGGCGAATGATGATGAAGGCCAGGGCGTAGCGCTCTTCCGTCGTGCCGGGGGTTTGGGAGAATTTGCCGGGTGATTTCCTGAGCACATCGCAGAAGCGTTTCGCCCGGCCGTTCATCATCCTGCTATGTAGTACTACTTTGTTAACTTTAAAGGAGCGCGGACCTCCAGGTCCGCGAAGGCGGCCTTTGGCAGCCTTTTAAAAGGCAATATCGTACTAAAAACCTGCTTGAAGCAGGTTTACGCGGGCCTGGAGAGCCTGCCCCGTACCCAAAGGGTCGGGGCCCGCGCTCCAGGCCCTCCGCCCATGCAGAATTTTAAGTTAACAAAGTAGAAGTAGCAAACCGCTACAAAATATCTTTATACAAAAAAGCCCCCGGAAAGTCCGCATCTGCCTTTTTCTCTTTGCCGCTCCACAACTCAATGTCGAAGCGGAAAACAGCGGTGCGCTTCCATTCCTCCGGGGTGGTAGGCCGGTAGTCCTCTCCGGGGCGGAGGTGCGGAAAGTATTTGTCGAGCAACATTTGCAGGGCAGCAAAGCTTTCTTCCTTGTCTTCTACAACCTGTACCTTGCCGAAGGCAGTCACGCCTTTGTACTCCACGCTCATCTCCAGGGCTTCTTTGGCCGGCAGCAAGCGGCCCATCTCACTGATGCTGAAACAAGCCCGGGGGTTCAGCTCCAATACGCTGCGGGTGCGGCCTTCCCGGGCAGTGTGGAAGTAAATGGCGTGGCGAGCCTCGTCGTAAACGAAAATATTGCTGTTGACGAAAGGCTGCCCCTCCTGGCTGAAAGCGAAGGCGCCGAAAGGCGCCCGGCCCAGGAAGGCCTTGATCCAGGCCTCGTCTTCTACGGCCCGGTCTTTGCGGCGCAATTCGTTGGGGGCCTGCTGTAAATAGGCTCTTGGCATGTTGAATGACTTTTTTCTGCAAAGAAAAGGGCAAATTGGTTTGGTGTAAAGAGCCAATTTTTGGAAAATGATAAGGCCAATTTGAATTTTGATTTGGCGCTATGGCCTGGGGGCATTGGGAAGGCCTGGCCTCAGGCGTGCAGGGAGGTACATCGCACATCAAACATCAAACGTCAAACATCAAACATCAAACGTCCTACCTCCCCTCCAGCGCCACCACCGGCAACACCACAAACGAGGGCCGCCCTGCCGAATGATAAACCGTATTATCCGCCTTCACCTTCCTCCGGCTGGTTTCAAAGGGTTCGCCCGTGTTGGGGTTGACGTCCCAGCGGGGGAAGTTGCTGCTGGAAATGTCGACCCGGATGCGGTGCCCCTTTTTGAAAACGTTCGCCGTGGGGAACGGCTCGATGGCAAGTTCGTACACCTCTCCCGGAGCGATGAGGCCCCGCTCGTGACGCCCGTTGCGGTAGCTCAGGCGCACGATGGCGTCGGTGAGGTTCATATCGAAGCCGCCGGGGAAATCCTCGCTGGGCGGATACACGTCCAGCAGTTTGACGGTAAAGTCGGTGTCTTCGGCGGTGGAGGAGGCATAAAGCCGTACCGTAATGGGGCCGATTACCTGAACCTCTTCCTCCAAGGGTTCGGTTTGGAACACAACCACATCGCTTCGCGCCCGCAGCGGAAGGTAAGGAGGGCGGCAGCCGACAAAATCGGGCCGTTCCCGCTGGTCGTAGGCGCCGTCCTTCACCCGGGCCGAGACATTGCCGCCCAGAGTGGGCACCGGATGTTCGGGGTCGAAGGTGTAGGTGGTGGAGGGAGCCGCCTGGCCTGGAAGATCAGCGCTCAGGCTTCCGTCGGCGTGCAAGTAAAAAGTATCAGGTTTCGCCTCGGGCAGGGGCCAGCCATCGGCCTCCATCCAATATCCGCCATGATTCAGCCGGCCGGCCTCGTTTTTGCTGCCGTCGCCGGTTCCCATCACAAAGAGTTGCACGGGTTTTTCCGGTATGCCTTTCGCTTTCTTCCCTTTGAGCAGGTAGTCGAACCAGCGGATCTGGAAGCCGCTGTGGAAATCGGCAATCACCGCTTCCGGCCCGAAGTCCACATCGCCGGCGTAGGTGCGTTCGTTGCCGCTGTGCGTCCAGGGCCCGACGATGAGCCACTTGGGAGAAGATTGCCGCCGGGACAGTTCCACGTAGTTCTCTATGGTCCCGCCCAGAAAGATATCGTACCATCCGCCGACGTGCACCATGGGCACATCCGCCGTCTGGCCATAGTATTCCTCCCAGTTGATCCCTATTTCCTTCCAGTAATCATCGTAGTCGCCATGGGTGTATTCTTCAAGCAGGTAACTTTCGAAATTCGGTGCAATGGAGAGCGGGTTGAGCCCACGGCGAAAAGGCCAGGCGTGGTACCAGTCGTCGACCTGCTCGCGTTCGAAATGCGCCTTAACGACGGGGTCGTCGATCTCAATCGGGATTTGCCGAAAGGCCCAGGTGAGTTCCCTGCCCAGTTCGAAGGCGCCGCCCTGCCGCACGGCGTGATCCCAGGCGTTGGCCATGCCCCCCATGTTGATGATCATGGCAGACAGGCCGGCGGGCCGGAGCTTGGAGGCGTCGGCCTGCGTGTGCGCCCCGTATGAGGTACCCCACATGGCCACCCGCCCGTCCACATAAGGCAGGCGCGCCAGCCATTCCACCGTATGCGCGCCGTCGGGGGCTTCCAGGGGGTTGTATTTGGTAAAGGCCCCGCCGGAGTCGTAACGCCCGCGCAGGTCCTGCAGGGCCACCACATAACCCTGGCTGGCAAAGTAAGCGGCCTGAGCGATGAACCGCTCGCCCGATTTCCCGTAGGGCGTGCGCTGCAACAACAGGGGCAGAGGTTCCTTCAGCGGTTGCCCGTCAACCGCCGGGCGGTAGATGTCGGTGGCCAGCAGCACGCTGTCGCCCGCCGGGATCATGACGTTGTGCTCCATCACCACCTTGCTCAGCGCTTCCTGCCCGTAGGCTGGGATAAGCAGGCCGGCCAGCAGCGCCATTGCCAGAATAAGGAGCCGGCGCCAGCTTTCCTGCTGTTTTGAGGCGGCTCGCCTTTGTTGTCCTTTTTTCATAATCAAGCCTTGAAGGGGGAGATTTATTTAATTTATTTTTAGATTCGTAAAATATCCATTTAATAGCATGGCCACAACCTTTAATTTTCCTCCCACTAAATAATTGTTGCCCGTTGCGGTAACCTAAAAACGATCCGGGAAATGAAGACACTTCTTATTGTAGTTCTTTTCGTCGCGTGGTCGGCCAAAGATGCTGCCGAGGCGCGGTAGGCCGGCGGTGGCAAGAGCATCGTCTACGATCATTCGAAAGATTCGCAGCCGGCGCCTGTTCGGATCCATCCCGAAGATTTGATCGTTTACGAACTGCACGTCCAAGATTACACCGCTCGGATTCAATCGCTTGATCCCGCCAAACGTGGCCAGCCCTTCACCGTGGACAACCTTGACGATTGGTCACAAGGGGACTGGAAAATCCTGGCCCGATCCTGGTTCGGCGGCGATGCCGACTTCGGCGATGTCGATAACTGGGAAGCCACCTGCCCGGCCGCAGGCGCCTCGATAGAGATAAAAGCGCGTTCTTTGGCTGTTTTGGTCAGTGATAATGACTGAGCATATTCTGTGTAAATGTTATTCAGAAAAAGCTATCGGGGAATGCCAGCCAGATTTCGCAGTCGGGGAAAGGCCTTTCGGCTTCGGGTACAGTTCAACATGGCAGAACCGAAATTTTTTTCTTGAGAATTAACAGCCTCACCTCAACCTCAACCTCAACCTCAACCTCAACCTCAACCTCAACCACCCTGTACGCTCCCGCTACCGGGCAAGCAACCTCAACCCTCCCGTTCCTCCAAAAACGCCCCCATCTCCTCCCAGCTCAACGTAGCGCACTTCATCCGCCCGGGAAAGGCCCGCGCCGCGGTGAAGGCAGCCAATTCTTCGTCATCGGCTTCCGGCGCCCCCTCCTCCGCCTGAAGCATAGCCAGAAATTCCCGGCACAACGCCAGGCCTTCCTCCGCCGGCTGGCCTTCGAGCTTTTTTACCAGGACCGATGCCGAAGCCTTGGAAATGGCGCAGCCATAACCGTGAAAGCTCAGTTGGCTGATCTTTCCGTCCTCTATTTCAAAGAACAGCTGAAATTTGTCGCCGCAGAGAGGATTGTAGGCTTCCAGCACATAGGTAGCCTGCTCATTTTTTTCAAAATGAACCGGTGTTTTGTGGTGCTTCAGGATAACGGATTGGTAGAGTTGCTTGAGTCGGTCGTTCATAATTAGTGTATCAGGGTGTTTGTGTGTCAGTGTATCAGTGAGGGCACTCCGGAAAGTCTAGTTTGGAACTCCGGCGCCCAATAATGGGAAATTTTATTTGGACTCCACCCCCTGACCCCCGCCAGCGGGGGAAAACACACCCCTGAATCGGAGGAAATGTCCCCCGCTGGCGGAGCCTGTCCCGAACGAGTTTCGGGAGGATTTAGGGGGTGGACAAAATGTTCTTCGGCATCAATAGTTTCCAGAGCACCCTCATCAGGGGATCAGGGTGTCAAGCAGGGGGCAAAACTGGAACTGTTCAAAAAACTGTGTCAACTTGGTTGTAAACCATTGATTTCCAGGATACCTTTGAACCTTAAGGCTACCCGTCTAGCGTTGGACAATAGCTGCCGGGGTTGTGTACGGTGTACGGGCCCACCGTTGGCTAATGGCTGTGTACGGTGTACGTAGCACCACCTGGCTGTCCAACATTAGAACGGTTGCCAACCTTAAGGCCACCGTTCTACGTTGGACAGTTCTTAGTTGTTAGTTGGCAGTTGTTTGGATATAAGAGTCTATAATCTATTAGCCATCAATGATCTATAATGACTGACAACGATCAACCGCCTCTTCGTCCAACCTTAGACGGGTAGCCAACCTTAAACACAGAACTTTGAACACTCCCGCAAAACTTGACCATGGCATTTTGAATCTTCCCATTTACCTGTCCCCGATACACTAAAACACTGCTCTCTGATACACTAAAACCCTGCTTACGCTCCAAATACTTCGCTATCAACCTAGGAAAAACTGCTGTATAGCCTTCAAACTTTGAGCCAGCCGCTCTATCTCCGACAGGTCATTGTAAATGGTAAAGGAAGCCCGGGTAGTGCCGGCAATCCCAAAAAAATCCATAATGGGTTGGGTGCAGTGGTGGCCGGCCCGGACGGCGATCTGCTCTTCCGCCAGGAAGGTAGCCACATCGTGCGGGTGGACGTTTTCCAGGACAAACGAGACGATGGCAGTGGATTCGGCTGCATTTCCGATCATGGTCAGGCCGTCGATGCGGGCCAATTCCTCCCGGGCGGCTTGCCCCAGCTTTTTCAGGTGCTGTTGTATTTCATTTTTATCCAATGCCTGCAGAAAATCTACTGCCGCTCCCAGCCCGATGACCCCGGCGATGGGCGTGGTGCCGGCCTCGAAACGTTGGGGCGGCTCGGCGAAGGTAGTTTCTTCGAAAGCCACATCGCGGATCATGTCTCCGCCAAACTGCCAGGGCGGCATGGCAGCCAGGCGCTCTTCCTTGCCGTACAGGATGCCCACCCCGGTGGGGCCGTACATTTTATGGCCGGAAAAGACGAGGAAATCCACATCCAGTGCCCGCACGTCTATCGGGAAGTGGGCGATGCTCTGGGCGCCGTCTACCAGCACGGGAACGCCCTGCTGGTGGGCCAGGGCGATCATTTCTTCAATGGGGTTGACCGTGCCCAGGGTGTTGGAAACGTGCACCAGGGCCACCATGCGGGTGCGGGGGGAGAGCATTTCGCGGTAAGCAGCCAGGTCGAGCACGCCATCTTTACCCATGGGAACCACCCGCAGTTTTGCCCCTTTCCTCTTGCAGGCCATTTGCCAGGGGATGAGGTTGGCGTGGTGTTCCATGTAGGAGATCACTACTTCATCGCCGGCCTGCAGGCGCGGTTCCAGGAAGGACTGAGCCACCAGATTGATGCCGGCGGTCGTCCCGCTGGTATAAACGATGGTTTCCGGTTTCGGCGCGCCGATCAGCCCCGCCACTTTTTGCCGAACGCCCTCGTACTGCTGCGTGGCACGGGCCGCCAGCTCGTAGACGCCCCGGTGGATGTTGGCGTTGCCCTTCTCGTAAAAGTTGGCGATGGAATCAATTACGGCCTTCGGTTTCTGCGTCGTGGAGGCATTGTCCAGATAAGCCAACTGCGGGTAGTGGGAGAAGATGGGAAACTGCCGCCGAATTTTTCCTGCGTCGAACATGGTTTTATGATCCTTTCGAGAAAATGTGCATTTTCATTGTCCTCCGGAATGAAATGGTTGTACAATTAACTATGAGGTTGGGGAAATAGTTTTGGGATAAGGGCCTGGACTTTGGAGATATCCCTGTTTGAAGTCGGAAGTCGGAAGTGGGAAGTCGGAATCTTTGAAATAATAAAGGAACTTTGCAGGGGAGAGTTCAACGTTCTGTGCCCAAAGTTCAAAGTCACGTCTTAAAAACCTGGTTTTCAGGATAACTTTGAACGCCGAACACCAAACTTTGAACAGTACCCTTTGCAGTTCATTGCCTGATTTGCTATTTTTAGCCCAAAATATGCGCCACTTTTGCTCCCTCTTCTTTTTT
Coding sequences:
- a CDS encoding NAD(P)-binding domain-containing protein, which produces MKTGIIGSGSMGSGIAQVAATAGHDVLLYDNNPDALKRARAKLEKILARLVEKGRLEQKDSAGILGRIRFVDSMYEYKNAGLVIEAIVENLDVKKAVFEQVEDIVPQDCILATNTSSLSIASIASACKNPSRVIGIHFFNPAPLMKLVEIIPAVQTNHETLKQSEQLIQSWGKTTVAAKDTPGFIVNRVARPFYGEALRILEEGLADAPTIDWAMTELGGFRMGPFALMDYIGHDVNYTVTETVFQAFYYDPRYKPAFTQKRLMEAGYLGRKTGRGFYGYRDGAQNPEPTKDKKLGEQIVWRILVMLINEAADALYLNIASRDDIELAMTQGVNYPKGLLQWADEKGITYCVATLDRLHGEYLEDRYRCSPLLRRMAREGRRFF
- a CDS encoding pyridoxamine 5'-phosphate oxidase family protein, which codes for MPRAYLQQAPNELRRKDRAVEDEAWIKAFLGRAPFGAFAFSQEGQPFVNSNIFVYDEARHAIYFHTAREGRTRSVLELNPRACFSISEMGRLLPAKEALEMSVEYKGVTAFGKVQVVEDKEESFAALQMLLDKYFPHLRPGEDYRPTTPEEWKRTAVFRFDIELWSGKEKKADADFPGAFLYKDIL
- a CDS encoding CocE/NonD family hydrolase produces the protein MKKGQQRRAASKQQESWRRLLILAMALLAGLLIPAYGQEALSKVVMEHNVMIPAGDSVLLATDIYRPAVDGQPLKEPLPLLLQRTPYGKSGERFIAQAAYFASQGYVVALQDLRGRYDSGGAFTKYNPLEAPDGAHTVEWLARLPYVDGRVAMWGTSYGAHTQADASKLRPAGLSAMIINMGGMANAWDHAVRQGGAFELGRELTWAFRQIPIEIDDPVVKAHFEREQVDDWYHAWPFRRGLNPLSIAPNFESYLLEEYTHGDYDDYWKEIGINWEEYYGQTADVPMVHVGGWYDIFLGGTIENYVELSRRQSSPKWLIVGPWTHSGNERTYAGDVDFGPEAVIADFHSGFQIRWFDYLLKGKKAKGIPEKPVQLFVMGTGDGSKNEAGRLNHGGYWMEADGWPLPEAKPDTFYLHADGSLSADLPGQAAPSTTYTFDPEHPVPTLGGNVSARVKDGAYDQRERPDFVGCRPPYLPLRARSDVVVFQTEPLEEEVQVIGPITVRLYASSTAEDTDFTVKLLDVYPPSEDFPGGFDMNLTDAIVRLSYRNGRHERGLIAPGEVYELAIEPFPTANVFKKGHRIRVDISSSNFPRWDVNPNTGEPFETSRRKVKADNTVYHSAGRPSFVVLPVVALEGR
- a CDS encoding SUF system NifU family Fe-S cluster assembly protein, whose amino-acid sequence is MNDRLKQLYQSVILKHHKTPVHFEKNEQATYVLEAYNPLCGDKFQLFFEIEDGKISQLSFHGYGCAISKASASVLVKKLEGQPAEEGLALCREFLAMLQAEEGAPEADDEELAAFTAARAFPGRMKCATLSWEEMGAFLEEREG
- a CDS encoding cysteine desulfurase, whose translation is MFDAGKIRRQFPIFSHYPQLAYLDNASTTQKPKAVIDSIANFYEKGNANIHRGVYELAARATQQYEGVRQKVAGLIGAPKPETIVYTSGTTAGINLVAQSFLEPRLQAGDEVVISYMEHHANLIPWQMACKRKGAKLRVVPMGKDGVLDLAAYREMLSPRTRMVALVHVSNTLGTVNPIEEMIALAHQQGVPVLVDGAQSIAHFPIDVRALDVDFLVFSGHKMYGPTGVGILYGKEERLAAMPPWQFGGDMIRDVAFEETTFAEPPQRFEAGTTPIAGVIGLGAAVDFLQALDKNEIQQHLKKLGQAAREELARIDGLTMIGNAAESTAIVSFVLENVHPHDVATFLAEEQIAVRAGHHCTQPIMDFFGIAGTTRASFTIYNDLSEIERLAQSLKAIQQFFLG